A genome region from Neptunomonas japonica JAMM 1380 includes the following:
- a CDS encoding helix-turn-helix domain-containing protein has translation MNHKPSLDSTSANWQKDLAYVIDHIRLRNFPKALAELLATQCNISTILMVTYKKSFKPIILHPTDPAEQSPTLRTYINQAYILDPLFNAIQTGINSGLSRLIEIAPDSFETTEYYQTCYKDFDLIDEINLIIELDNDVTCAISLGRKSSMGTITRAELNRLNEIYPIVNSLVRQFWLSQSQEYVQYEKSEGAMKQALNTFGSGVLTRREQEISGLILQGHSSKAIASKLNISLGTVKVHRKNIHTRLNTSTQSEIFTLFLVHLSELEATTSSSDASLSNKIALAG, from the coding sequence ATGAATCATAAACCCAGCCTGGACAGTACATCAGCCAACTGGCAGAAAGATCTTGCTTACGTTATCGACCATATTCGCTTGCGTAATTTCCCAAAAGCCTTGGCAGAGCTATTAGCAACACAGTGTAATATCAGCACCATTTTAATGGTAACCTACAAGAAGTCTTTTAAACCTATCATTTTACACCCCACTGACCCCGCTGAACAAAGCCCAACACTGCGCACCTATATCAACCAAGCGTATATTCTGGATCCGCTGTTCAATGCCATACAAACTGGTATAAATTCAGGACTGAGCCGCTTAATTGAGATCGCACCCGATTCATTTGAAACCACCGAATATTACCAAACCTGTTATAAAGATTTTGATTTAATTGATGAGATCAACCTGATCATCGAATTGGATAATGACGTCACCTGCGCGATATCCTTAGGCCGAAAATCTAGCATGGGCACTATCACTCGCGCTGAACTAAATCGTCTCAACGAGATATATCCCATCGTTAATTCACTAGTACGCCAGTTCTGGTTATCGCAGTCTCAAGAGTATGTACAGTACGAAAAATCTGAAGGGGCGATGAAACAAGCATTAAACACTTTTGGAAGTGGTGTATTGACACGGCGAGAACAAGAAATTTCCGGGCTAATATTGCAAGGACACTCCTCTAAAGCGATAGCCAGCAAACTAAATATCAGTTTGGGTACAGTTAAAGTTCATCGTAAGAACATTCATACCCGCCTTAACACATCGACTCAATCTGAAATATTCACACTTTTCCTCGTGCACTTGAGCGAGCTGGAAGCGACAACATCTTCATCAGATGCCTCTCTCTCAAACAAGATTGCATTGGCAGGGTGA
- a CDS encoding aldehyde dehydrogenase → MTNHTQWKALSESVVLRHQAYINGAFQPAVSGETFPCINPATEKLLVDVASCDEADVNLAVDSALQAYRSGVWSELAPKQRKQILLKLADLLEQHKDEFALLDTLDMGKSISEMTAIDIPDSIDCIRWTAECIDKLYGEIAPTGNDTLALISHEPVGVVAAITPWNYPLMMATWKLAPALAAGNSVILKPSEKSPLSALRLAELATQAGIPDGVFNVLPGFGHTAGKALGLHHDVNVLAFTGSTRVAGMLMEYAGQSNLKRVWLEAGGKSPNLIFEDCDDVKKAAATAAAAIFSNQGEVCIACSRIYVQKSIKAEFTAALVEAASHYQPSDPLDPATNMGPMVDGAQLETVARFIRSAKEEGGEVLLGGVPEYVEGQGFYAKPTIVSEAHNGMTFVQEEIFGPVLAVCEFDTEEEAIALANDSKYGLGASVWTANLSRAHRVSRKIHSGMVWVNTWGEGDSTVPFGGVKASGNGRDKSLHAMEKYTELKNVWIRL, encoded by the coding sequence ATGACAAACCATACCCAGTGGAAAGCGTTGAGCGAATCTGTTGTTTTGCGCCATCAAGCCTATATTAATGGTGCTTTTCAGCCCGCCGTGAGTGGTGAAACGTTTCCCTGTATTAATCCGGCAACAGAGAAGCTGCTGGTTGATGTCGCAAGTTGTGATGAAGCGGATGTTAATTTAGCGGTAGACAGTGCATTACAGGCTTATCGCTCCGGTGTTTGGTCAGAGTTAGCACCTAAGCAGCGTAAACAAATATTGCTGAAACTGGCTGATCTGCTTGAGCAGCATAAAGACGAATTTGCGCTATTAGATACATTAGATATGGGGAAGTCGATCTCTGAAATGACAGCGATTGATATTCCAGACAGCATTGATTGTATTCGTTGGACAGCAGAGTGTATCGATAAGCTTTATGGTGAAATAGCGCCAACAGGTAACGATACCTTGGCCTTGATTAGTCATGAACCGGTGGGTGTTGTAGCTGCTATTACGCCGTGGAATTACCCACTCATGATGGCTACTTGGAAGCTTGCGCCAGCATTGGCCGCAGGTAACAGTGTCATTTTAAAGCCTTCAGAAAAATCACCGTTAAGTGCGCTGCGTTTAGCTGAACTAGCAACGCAGGCAGGTATCCCAGATGGGGTGTTTAATGTGTTACCAGGCTTTGGGCATACAGCGGGCAAAGCACTAGGCTTGCATCACGATGTTAATGTTCTGGCATTTACCGGCTCAACACGTGTGGCCGGTATGTTGATGGAATATGCCGGCCAATCCAACCTTAAGCGTGTTTGGTTGGAAGCCGGCGGTAAGTCACCTAATTTGATTTTTGAAGATTGTGACGATGTAAAGAAAGCCGCCGCTACTGCTGCTGCCGCTATCTTCTCAAACCAAGGTGAAGTGTGTATTGCATGCTCACGTATCTATGTACAAAAAAGTATCAAAGCAGAGTTCACTGCTGCGCTTGTTGAAGCGGCTAGTCATTACCAACCGAGTGACCCACTTGATCCTGCTACCAATATGGGGCCGATGGTTGATGGGGCGCAGTTAGAAACAGTCGCGCGCTTTATCCGTTCTGCTAAAGAAGAAGGAGGAGAGGTGTTATTGGGTGGCGTGCCAGAATATGTTGAAGGGCAGGGCTTTTATGCTAAACCGACCATTGTTTCTGAAGCGCACAATGGCATGACATTCGTACAGGAGGAGATTTTCGGGCCGGTATTAGCGGTATGTGAATTTGATACTGAAGAGGAAGCTATCGCGCTAGCGAATGACTCTAAATATGGTTTAGGAGCTTCTGTATGGACGGCTAATTTATCACGAGCGCATCGTGTTAGCCGCAAGATTCACAGCGGTATGGTCTGGGTGAATACATGGGGCGAAGGTGATTCAACCGTCCCTTTTGGTGGTGTGAAAGCATCCGGTAATGGGCGTGATAAATCATTACATGCGATGGAAAAATACACGGAACTAAAAAATGTATGGATTCGTCTATAA
- a CDS encoding aspartate aminotransferase family protein, with protein sequence MLTDKNNGSSITADIQFLDASYHLHPFTNTGALNKKGARVITKGEGVYIWDSEGNKILDAMAGLWCVNMGYGRQELTDAATQQMTELPFYNTFFQTTHAPVAELAKEIASVTPGDLNHIFFANSGSEAIDTIIRMVRQYWAIKGKPYKSILISRENAYHGSTVGGTSLGGMSGMHKQGAPLLPNIERIRQPYWYGEAGDMSEEEFGIACAAALEEKILAVGPDNVAAFVGEPIQGAGGVIVPPANYWSEIQKICTKYDVLLAADEVICGFGRTGSWFGSETLGITPDIMSMAKGLSSGYLPIAAVAVGNRIANAFIEHDDDFNHGFTYSGHPVSAAVAIANIKLMKQENIVEYVANDIGPYLQKKLRDMLTDHPLVGHIEGVGLIAGIALVKNKETKELFPSDLDVGLICRDHCFDNGLIMRAVGSRMVLSPPLVISHAEVDELCEKARLCFDLTLKSVSE encoded by the coding sequence ATGCTCACAGATAAAAACAACGGCTCATCAATCACTGCAGATATTCAGTTCCTTGATGCCAGCTACCATTTACACCCTTTCACCAATACAGGCGCTCTTAACAAAAAGGGAGCACGTGTCATCACTAAAGGGGAAGGCGTCTACATTTGGGACAGTGAAGGCAATAAGATTTTAGACGCCATGGCTGGTCTGTGGTGCGTCAATATGGGTTACGGGCGCCAAGAGCTAACAGATGCCGCTACGCAACAGATGACTGAGCTTCCTTTCTACAATACTTTTTTCCAGACAACACATGCCCCTGTTGCTGAATTAGCTAAAGAAATTGCTAGCGTTACTCCCGGTGACCTTAACCATATCTTTTTTGCAAATTCAGGATCGGAAGCAATAGACACCATTATTCGTATGGTGCGCCAGTACTGGGCTATCAAAGGAAAACCGTACAAAAGCATTCTTATTAGCCGTGAAAATGCTTACCACGGCAGCACCGTTGGCGGTACAAGCCTTGGTGGTATGAGCGGTATGCACAAACAGGGCGCGCCACTACTGCCCAATATCGAACGTATTCGCCAACCTTATTGGTATGGTGAAGCGGGTGATATGTCAGAAGAAGAGTTTGGCATTGCCTGTGCTGCTGCGCTGGAAGAAAAAATCTTAGCAGTAGGCCCTGATAATGTGGCTGCCTTTGTTGGTGAACCAATTCAAGGGGCAGGCGGTGTTATCGTACCCCCAGCGAACTACTGGTCAGAGATTCAAAAAATATGCACCAAATACGACGTACTACTGGCAGCTGATGAAGTCATTTGTGGGTTTGGCCGTACGGGTAGCTGGTTTGGTAGCGAAACATTAGGTATTACACCGGACATTATGTCGATGGCTAAGGGACTATCTTCTGGATATTTACCGATTGCAGCCGTAGCTGTGGGCAACCGCATTGCCAACGCGTTCATTGAGCATGACGACGACTTCAACCACGGTTTCACTTACTCAGGCCACCCTGTATCGGCGGCTGTTGCCATTGCCAATATAAAGCTCATGAAACAAGAAAACATTGTTGAGTATGTGGCTAATGACATCGGGCCTTACCTACAGAAAAAACTTCGCGATATGCTGACAGACCACCCTTTAGTGGGTCATATTGAAGGGGTTGGTTTAATCGCAGGTATTGCGTTGGTTAAAAACAAAGAGACCAAAGAGCTTTTCCCAAGCGACTTAGATGTAGGATTGATTTGTCGTGATCACTGCTTTGATAACGGCTTAATTATGCGTGCTGTGGGTAGCCGTATGGTGCTTTCTCCACCACTGGTTATTAGCCATGCAGAAGTCGATGAGCTATGTGAAAAAGCACGTTTATGCTTTGATTTAACACTGAAGTCCGTTAGCGAATAA
- a CDS encoding 3-oxoacid CoA-transferase subunit B, with amino-acid sequence MNAKEIIARRIAQEVAPGSLVNLGIGLPTMVAQYVDKDNYVFFQSENGVIGVGGFPEGMENPSLTDAGGSFIGVLPGAAAFDSAFSFGLIRGGHLDMTILGGLQVDEQGHLANWIIPGKMVPGMGGAMDLVAGAKRVIVAMTHTAKGNAKLVKSLAFPITAERRVDLIVTEKAVIEPTEEGLLLKELGPGCTLDEVLSLTDATLIIPDDLPYMQI; translated from the coding sequence ATGAATGCTAAAGAGATTATAGCCCGCCGTATTGCCCAAGAAGTGGCACCGGGGTCGCTGGTTAATTTAGGGATTGGCCTGCCAACAATGGTCGCCCAATATGTTGATAAAGATAACTATGTATTCTTTCAATCGGAGAACGGCGTCATTGGTGTAGGCGGCTTTCCTGAAGGGATGGAAAATCCCTCTTTAACGGATGCTGGCGGCAGTTTCATTGGCGTATTACCGGGCGCTGCAGCATTTGATAGCGCCTTCTCGTTTGGTTTGATTCGTGGCGGGCACCTCGACATGACCATTCTTGGCGGGCTTCAAGTAGATGAGCAAGGCCACTTAGCCAACTGGATTATTCCAGGAAAAATGGTCCCGGGTATGGGTGGCGCAATGGACTTGGTAGCTGGTGCTAAGCGCGTGATTGTCGCCATGACACATACCGCCAAAGGCAACGCAAAGCTTGTTAAATCATTAGCATTTCCAATAACAGCAGAGCGCAGAGTCGATCTAATCGTCACGGAAAAAGCCGTAATTGAGCCTACTGAAGAGGGATTACTACTTAAAGAACTAGGCCCAGGATGCACACTCGATGAGGTGCTCAGCCTAACCGATGCCACATTGATCATTCCTGATGATCTACCCTATATGCAAATCTAA
- a CDS encoding CoA transferase subunit A: MKHPLSVTEAIALIPDGSTIMIGGFMGVGSPLSLIKELVRQGKKSLCVIANDTAQEGAAIGLLIDAHSVKKVIVSHIGTNPETQRQMIAKELEVELSPQGTLAERVRAGGYGLGGILTPTGVNTLAGEGKQLVEVDGEKFLLERPLKADFALIKAQQSDYYGNLKYRLTAQNFNPLMAMAAKHVIVEVEEMLPVGCIPPDDVHTPGVLVDMIVKSEAKA, encoded by the coding sequence TTGAAACATCCTCTTTCCGTGACTGAAGCCATCGCCCTGATACCCGATGGTTCCACTATAATGATTGGTGGCTTTATGGGCGTGGGTTCCCCACTGAGCTTGATCAAAGAACTGGTCCGCCAAGGTAAAAAATCGCTCTGCGTGATTGCGAATGATACCGCACAAGAAGGCGCCGCCATTGGTCTGTTAATTGATGCCCACTCTGTGAAAAAAGTGATTGTGTCTCACATAGGGACTAACCCAGAAACACAACGACAGATGATCGCCAAAGAGCTTGAGGTAGAACTATCACCTCAAGGCACATTAGCAGAAAGAGTGCGCGCTGGCGGCTACGGATTAGGTGGCATACTGACACCCACCGGCGTAAACACACTGGCCGGTGAAGGGAAGCAACTGGTCGAAGTTGATGGAGAAAAGTTTCTGCTGGAGCGCCCACTAAAAGCAGACTTCGCACTGATTAAAGCCCAACAGTCGGACTACTACGGCAATCTAAAATATCGCCTGACGGCACAAAACTTTAATCCATTAATGGCCATGGCTGCTAAGCATGTCATCGTCGAAGTAGAAGAGATGCTGCCTGTTGGCTGCATTCCGCCAGATGATGTGCACACACCGGGTGTGCTGGTTGATATGATTGTGAAAAGCGAGGCCAAAGCATGA
- a CDS encoding acyltransferase family protein produces MRLLAAFQVAIVHGYEHFGVEHGESFIAVLSMFPGVTIFFVISGFLISASWERSSSLLSYFENRFLRIYPALWGCFIFSLLSLFIVYSPQFSAIEMGKWGLAQLTIGQFYNPEFMREYGVGVLNGSLWTIPVEIQFYLILPVLYVLIRSSSWSKLLLPILIFLLVIVNQSYFAFRSADGGVLIKLFGVTVLPYLYIFLLGVLLQRNLPFVEKYLAHKAPILLILYLASVCVSWVLGLSYQGNSLNPISTVILSLLIISMAYSNVGKFGAILKGHDVSYGIYIYHMIFVNILIHLSVFSPPINMLIMLMLTTIVALLSWNVIEKPSLSMKRYSVRDQKNNKAI; encoded by the coding sequence ATACGGTTGCTAGCCGCATTTCAGGTTGCAATCGTTCATGGGTATGAGCACTTTGGTGTCGAGCATGGTGAGTCCTTCATAGCCGTTCTATCAATGTTTCCGGGAGTTACAATATTTTTCGTAATTAGCGGTTTTTTGATTTCTGCTTCATGGGAAAGAAGCTCCTCGTTGCTTTCCTATTTTGAAAATAGGTTTCTAAGGATATACCCTGCGTTATGGGGTTGTTTTATTTTTTCTCTGTTGAGCTTGTTTATAGTGTACTCCCCTCAATTTAGCGCTATTGAAATGGGTAAGTGGGGATTAGCACAGCTTACAATTGGTCAGTTTTATAACCCAGAATTTATGCGAGAGTATGGTGTAGGTGTCCTTAATGGCAGTTTATGGACAATTCCTGTTGAAATACAGTTTTACCTCATATTGCCTGTACTGTACGTACTGATAAGAAGTTCGAGCTGGAGTAAGCTATTATTGCCCATATTAATATTCTTACTTGTAATAGTTAATCAGTCGTATTTCGCTTTCCGCTCTGCGGATGGAGGGGTGTTGATTAAGCTGTTCGGAGTAACTGTATTGCCATATTTATATATTTTTCTATTAGGTGTATTACTACAAAGAAACTTACCATTTGTAGAGAAATATTTGGCCCATAAAGCCCCGATATTATTGATATTATACTTAGCATCGGTCTGTGTATCTTGGGTGTTAGGTCTTAGTTATCAAGGAAATAGTTTAAATCCTATTTCTACAGTGATTCTATCACTCCTTATAATCTCTATGGCGTATAGTAATGTAGGTAAATTTGGGGCTATTCTAAAAGGTCATGATGTTTCTTATGGCATTTATATATATCACATGATTTTTGTTAATATTCTTATCCATTTATCGGTTTTTTCACCCCCCATAAATATGCTCATAATGCTAATGTTAACTACTATTGTTGCACTTCTATCATGGAACGTTATAGAAAAACCGTCACTATCTATGAAGCGATATTCTGTTCGAGATCAAAAAAATAACAAAGCAATATAG
- the trmH gene encoding tRNA (guanosine(18)-2'-O)-methyltransferase TrmH — MTPQRKQKLISTLERRQPDLQLITDQVHKSRNLAALIRTCDAVGVPYVHSVAPKTGYGYSGTAKGSDRWVKTIHHETCEEAIQQARSKGMKVYAAHFSERAVDYRDVDYAIPCAILMGSEKEGVSQEAADMADQHILIPMMGMVGSLNVSTAAGIIMVEAQNQRLKAGLYNESRLDPQEFKDTIFEWSCPDIADFCRKKGLEYPPLDDDLVMADSAAWYQAYRDGTATKREW; from the coding sequence ATGACACCGCAACGTAAACAAAAATTGATATCGACCCTTGAGCGCCGTCAACCCGACCTGCAACTGATTACTGATCAGGTGCATAAATCCAGAAACTTAGCGGCGCTGATCCGTACTTGTGATGCGGTAGGGGTTCCCTATGTGCACAGCGTTGCACCCAAAACAGGTTATGGGTATAGCGGTACGGCAAAAGGTAGCGATCGTTGGGTAAAAACGATTCATCACGAGACCTGCGAAGAGGCAATTCAACAAGCCCGATCTAAAGGAATGAAAGTGTATGCGGCGCACTTTTCTGAGCGCGCTGTAGATTATCGTGACGTTGATTACGCCATTCCTTGTGCCATTTTGATGGGCTCAGAGAAAGAGGGCGTCAGCCAAGAAGCGGCTGATATGGCCGATCAACATATTCTTATTCCTATGATGGGTATGGTGGGTTCGCTTAATGTATCAACCGCTGCCGGTATTATTATGGTTGAGGCGCAGAATCAGCGTTTAAAAGCGGGTTTGTATAATGAGTCTCGGCTTGACCCTCAGGAGTTTAAAGATACGATTTTTGAGTGGAGTTGCCCGGATATTGCTGATTTTTGCCGCAAAAAAGGTTTGGAGTATCCACCGTTAGATGATGATTTGGTCATGGCTGATTCGGCGGCGTGGTACCAAGCGTATAGAGATGGCACAGCAACTAAGCGTGAATGGTAG
- a CDS encoding L-serine ammonia-lyase, whose translation MSISVFDLFKVGVGPSSSHTVGPMLAAAKFADYLEQKSLASDVTRIQVDLFGSLSATGIGHGTDNSVIIGLLGERPDTVNPDIILQEVASVKDSDTLRLLNKFPIEFIWKRDMLLLEENLPYHPNAMRVSAFGAQGQTFYSNTYYSIGGGFVIDESEATADAHVVPQVALPYEFHNGVELLELCKANNLSISQLMMENEKVWRTEQEIRDGLMDIWAVMKECIANGLHKEGVLPGGLNVKRRAMSLHKSLIRSTKPNVISTTMGAMDWINLYALAVNEENAAGGRMVTAPTNGAAGIIPAVLMYYTEFTDKPTEKCIVDFMLAAAAIGALCKKNASISGAEVGCQGEVGSACAMAAAGLCEVLGGTPEQVENAAEIGLEHNLGLTCDPVGGLVQVPCIERNAIGAMKSINATQMALRGDGEHFISLDKVIKTMWDTGMDMQDKYKETSRGGLAVNAIEC comes from the coding sequence ATGTCTATTAGCGTTTTCGATCTCTTTAAAGTAGGCGTAGGCCCATCCAGTTCACATACCGTAGGCCCGATGTTGGCGGCCGCTAAGTTTGCAGATTATCTTGAGCAGAAAAGCTTAGCGTCTGATGTGACGCGCATACAGGTTGATCTGTTTGGCTCATTAAGTGCGACTGGCATAGGGCATGGTACTGATAACTCGGTCATTATAGGTTTGTTAGGCGAGCGCCCAGATACCGTTAACCCTGATATTATTTTGCAAGAAGTGGCCTCTGTAAAGGATAGCGATACGCTGCGCTTACTCAATAAATTTCCAATAGAGTTTATTTGGAAACGGGATATGCTGCTTCTTGAAGAAAACCTCCCTTACCATCCTAATGCGATGCGAGTCTCAGCGTTTGGAGCGCAAGGCCAAACGTTTTATAGCAACACCTACTATTCGATTGGTGGGGGCTTTGTTATTGATGAAAGCGAAGCAACCGCCGATGCGCATGTCGTGCCGCAGGTCGCGTTGCCGTATGAGTTTCATAACGGGGTTGAGTTGCTGGAGCTATGTAAAGCAAACAACCTATCGATTAGTCAGTTGATGATGGAAAACGAGAAAGTCTGGCGCACTGAACAGGAGATTCGTGATGGCCTAATGGATATCTGGGCTGTGATGAAAGAGTGCATTGCTAACGGCCTGCATAAAGAGGGGGTCTTGCCGGGCGGGCTAAATGTTAAGCGCCGCGCAATGAGCTTACATAAATCTTTGATTCGTTCGACCAAGCCTAATGTTATCAGTACAACAATGGGAGCAATGGACTGGATTAACCTTTACGCGTTAGCAGTCAATGAAGAAAACGCGGCGGGTGGGCGCATGGTAACAGCGCCTACGAATGGTGCAGCAGGCATTATCCCGGCAGTATTGATGTATTACACGGAGTTTACGGATAAGCCTACTGAGAAGTGTATTGTTGACTTTATGCTAGCGGCTGCGGCGATTGGTGCGTTGTGCAAGAAAAATGCGTCTATCTCGGGTGCTGAAGTTGGCTGCCAAGGTGAAGTGGGTTCTGCTTGTGCGATGGCTGCAGCGGGTTTGTGTGAAGTACTCGGTGGCACACCTGAACAGGTAGAGAATGCGGCTGAAATAGGTTTGGAGCATAATTTAGGTTTGACCTGTGACCCTGTGGGTGGCTTGGTTCAAGTTCCTTGTATCGAACGCAACGCTATTGGTGCAATGAAGTCTATTAACGCAACGCAGATGGCGCTTCGCGGTGATGGTGAGCACTTTATCTCTTTGGATAAAGTGATCAAAACCATGTGGGATACCGGCATGGATATGCAAGATAAATACAAGGAAACCTCTCGTGGAGGCTTGGCGGTTAACGCTATTGAATGCTAG
- the speB gene encoding agmatinase, whose product MSEVDGKSSPSVANSAAVADADMPLYGAMGMTFMQFPAVTTLSQCGAEVIVSGVPFDMATSGRSGSRFGPQGIRQASVNLVWEGARWPWAFALDDHLAVADAGNVIFKHGEPQTLVDNLEAHISAIMQAGKSALTFGGDHFITLPILRAYAKKYGPVALVHFDAHTDTYSGGSKYDHGTIFHHAVQEGLVDTEHSLQIGIRTAYTVENHPFEVLDAAWVGDYGPATTLERIRQRVGDKKVYVSFDIDGLDPAFAPGTGTPVVAGISMDCALKVIRGLQGLNLIGMDVVEVAPAYDQAEITSLAGATLALEYLYVLAANKMA is encoded by the coding sequence ATGTCTGAGGTTGATGGTAAATCGAGTCCAAGCGTCGCTAATAGCGCGGCTGTAGCTGATGCTGATATGCCCTTATATGGTGCTATGGGTATGACGTTCATGCAATTTCCTGCAGTCACCACATTGTCACAGTGTGGTGCAGAGGTGATCGTCAGTGGTGTGCCTTTTGATATGGCCACATCGGGGCGCTCGGGCTCACGCTTTGGGCCGCAAGGCATTCGCCAAGCATCGGTTAACCTAGTGTGGGAGGGAGCGCGTTGGCCTTGGGCGTTTGCTTTGGATGACCACCTTGCAGTGGCAGATGCCGGTAATGTCATCTTTAAGCATGGCGAACCACAGACATTGGTTGATAATCTTGAGGCACATATCAGTGCGATTATGCAGGCAGGAAAGAGCGCGTTAACCTTTGGCGGAGATCATTTTATTACGCTACCTATTTTGCGTGCTTACGCTAAAAAATATGGCCCGGTTGCGCTGGTTCACTTTGATGCACACACCGATACTTATTCTGGCGGCAGCAAATATGACCACGGCACCATCTTTCACCATGCAGTACAAGAAGGCTTAGTGGATACGGAACACTCTTTACAGATAGGGATTCGTACGGCGTATACCGTTGAAAACCATCCGTTTGAAGTCTTGGATGCTGCTTGGGTGGGTGATTATGGACCTGCAACAACGTTAGAGCGCATTCGACAACGTGTAGGAGATAAAAAAGTCTACGTAAGTTTTGATATTGATGGGCTAGATCCGGCCTTTGCTCCCGGTACAGGTACGCCGGTTGTTGCGGGGATTAGTATGGATTGCGCATTGAAAGTTATCCGCGGTTTACAAGGTTTAAATCTCATTGGTATGGATGTCGTTGAGGTGGCGCCTGCTTATGACCAGGCAGAGATCACTTCTTTGGCTGGAGCAACCTTAGCACTGGAATATTTATACGTATTAGCGGCTAATAAAATGGCATAA
- a CDS encoding LysR family transcriptional regulator, whose product MKPLRQFDLNLLIIFEALITECHVSKAAEKVFLSQSAMSHALNRLRQQLDDPLLIRTQNGLQPTPRALEMLPDVREALQLINRTIAPSASFVAHKSDRTFSIACTDYFESVIFPDLLKHLQIIAPNITLEIEMISEHASSTRLENRQVDIVVGMDTTQKIPAHLIVEQWRTEKFVCLVGKDNHLVKESLSVEQFVSLTHVVFSDLTGDTTSAIDNWLSSQQLPRHAIARTTNYMAAARIVSKTPAIITLPSQMAELFCQMLPVRMVTPPSTIPGITMTTVHHPLFNNDPALKWLKEQIHLFKAPQVA is encoded by the coding sequence ATGAAACCACTGCGCCAGTTTGATCTTAATTTACTGATTATTTTTGAAGCGCTTATAACTGAGTGCCATGTCAGCAAAGCCGCAGAAAAGGTTTTTCTTAGCCAATCAGCCATGAGCCATGCACTCAACCGCTTACGCCAACAACTCGATGATCCGTTATTGATAAGAACGCAGAATGGCTTGCAGCCCACACCCCGAGCATTAGAGATGCTACCCGATGTGCGAGAAGCATTGCAGCTTATCAACCGCACTATCGCCCCCTCTGCTTCATTCGTAGCACATAAGAGCGACCGCACTTTCAGCATTGCCTGCACAGATTATTTTGAGTCAGTGATCTTTCCTGACTTGCTCAAACACCTACAAATTATTGCTCCCAACATCACATTAGAAATAGAGATGATAAGCGAACACGCGTCTTCTACTCGCCTGGAAAACCGGCAGGTCGATATCGTCGTAGGCATGGATACAACACAAAAGATCCCGGCACATTTGATAGTTGAGCAGTGGAGAACAGAAAAATTTGTCTGCTTAGTCGGCAAAGATAACCACTTAGTAAAAGAGTCGTTGTCAGTGGAGCAGTTTGTCTCATTAACACATGTGGTTTTTTCTGACCTTACGGGAGACACCACTAGCGCAATTGATAACTGGCTAAGCAGCCAGCAGTTACCCCGCCACGCTATCGCGCGAACCACCAACTATATGGCGGCAGCCAGAATTGTTTCCAAGACTCCAGCCATCATCACGCTGCCCTCGCAGATGGCAGAACTGTTTTGCCAGATGCTACCCGTGCGTATGGTCACGCCTCCCAGCACAATACCCGGCATAACAATGACGACTGTTCATCACCCGCTATTTAATAATGACCCCGCACTGAAATGGCTGAAAGAACAGATACACCTTTTTAAGGCACCACAAGTGGCCTAA